One region of Bubalus kerabau isolate K-KA32 ecotype Philippines breed swamp buffalo chromosome 6, PCC_UOA_SB_1v2, whole genome shotgun sequence genomic DNA includes:
- the LOC129656050 gene encoding 40S ribosomal protein S27-like, whose product MPLSKSLLHPSPEEEKKHKKKRLVQSPNSYFMDVKCLGCYKITTVFSHAQTVVVLCVGCSTVLCQPAGGKARLTEGCSFRRKQR is encoded by the coding sequence ATGCctctctcaaagagtcttcttcaTCCCTCTCCAGAAGAGGAGAAGAAACACAAGAAGAAGCGCCTGGTGCAGAGCCCCAATTCCTATTTCATGGATGTAAAATGCCTTGGATGCTATAAAATCACCACCGTCTTTAGCCATGCACAAACAGTAGTAGTTTTGTGTGTTGGCTGCTCTACTGTCCTCTGCCAGCCTGCAGGAGGAAAAGCAAGGCTTACAGAAGGATGCTCCTTCAGACGGAAGCAGCGCTAA